A window of Dorea formicigenerans contains these coding sequences:
- a CDS encoding DUF3841 domain-containing protein, with product MSNITVWTKQHENVLKELETTGRYIAKREYIRMDLKEQAPVVLEAYDWLVKHGPDRANKPADVEYPVWVSFTNEGTMMNSENTVILELSLDPAIITSVNIAKWGHILNYGYIPKDENDLRRHRQLLDDYGISDVKAVISQFYPQIKREIQNSWERLFDDTILMGSDAKYGNVWELKREWLTDVIR from the coding sequence ATGTCGAATATTACCGTCTGGACTAAACAGCATGAAAATGTGTTAAAAGAGTTGGAGACGACCGGTCGTTATATTGCGAAGCGGGAGTATATCAGGATGGATTTGAAAGAACAGGCTCCGGTCGTGCTGGAAGCTTATGACTGGCTGGTAAAGCACGGACCGGACAGAGCGAATAAACCGGCAGACGTGGAGTATCCGGTATGGGTGTCATTTACCAACGAAGGAACAATGATGAACAGTGAAAATACAGTAATTTTAGAGTTGTCACTGGATCCTGCAATCATTACATCAGTTAATATCGCAAAGTGGGGACATATTTTAAATTACGGATATATTCCGAAAGACGAAAATGACTTAAGACGCCACAGACAACTTCTGGATGATTATGGAATCAGTGATGTAAAAGCAGTTATTTCCCAGTTCTATCCACAGATTAAGCGTGAGATACAAAATAGCTGGGAGCGGTTGTTTGATGATACAATCCTTATGGGAAGCGATGCGAAATATGGAAATGTATGGGAGTTGAAGAGAGAATGGCTGACAGATGTAATACGATAA
- a CDS encoding DUF3841 domain-containing protein, translating to MADRCNTIRLYSFQTDVVYQVLKRDGVCYSKEEYVRKKYKESAKVFINAYGWFVKEAQHIVPKPEGAEYPYWAFTDLYNVDQTGDGHVLTLDVPIGEAILFDMFDWTKIMQMHYIGENESEEATFSEELKNMGMNEFQIMTSNFYPEQKARIQESWKRLFGHQQAIEAGDNSGVHSVQAGLWCIKDEWIIKE from the coding sequence ATGGCTGACAGATGTAATACGATAAGACTGTATTCTTTTCAGACTGATGTTGTATATCAGGTATTGAAACGGGACGGCGTATGTTATTCAAAAGAAGAGTATGTACGAAAAAAATATAAGGAGTCTGCGAAGGTATTTATAAATGCATATGGCTGGTTTGTAAAGGAGGCGCAGCATATAGTTCCAAAACCAGAAGGAGCCGAGTATCCATACTGGGCATTCACAGATCTTTATAATGTGGATCAGACAGGAGATGGACATGTGCTGACGTTAGACGTGCCAATAGGAGAAGCAATCTTGTTCGACATGTTCGACTGGACGAAGATTATGCAGATGCATTATATCGGTGAAAATGAATCGGAAGAAGCAACATTTTCCGAAGAATTGAAAAATATGGGGATGAATGAATTTCAGATTATGACCAGTAATTTTTATCCGGAGCAGAAAGCGAGAATTCAGGAAAGCTGGAAACGTCTGTTTGGTCATCAGCAAGCAATCGAGGCGGGGGATAACAGTGGTGTTCACAGTGTGCAGGCAGGACTGTGGTGCATCAAAGATGAGTGGATTATAAAAGAATAA
- a CDS encoding prepilin peptidase, with the protein MLIVLESILWVIRFFFGACIFSFLNVVIDRLPRAESVVNGRSHCTNCGRVLHAWELIPCVSYIFLRGRCAGCKSRIPGRDFFVEVIGGAAFIGCGIRYGCGSLGLLSMRGTVMLSYFGILLVVALIDWDTQIIYDRFHIFILILAIANIWLVPEHGLIDRLIGALIISVPMLLLALAIPGAFGGGDIKLMAVSGAFLGTGSVVCAMFFGLLTGGAYGAFMLKSKKLGKKDVFAFGPFLAFGLALAALYGNQIVTWYLHFL; encoded by the coding sequence ATGTTAATTGTATTAGAAAGTATTTTATGGGTGATCCGGTTCTTTTTCGGAGCCTGTATCTTTAGTTTTTTGAATGTGGTGATTGACCGTTTGCCAAGAGCAGAAAGTGTGGTAAACGGAAGAAGTCATTGTACGAATTGTGGCAGAGTATTACATGCGTGGGAACTGATCCCGTGTGTCAGCTACATATTCCTGCGCGGACGATGTGCAGGTTGTAAAAGCCGCATTCCGGGAAGAGATTTCTTCGTGGAAGTGATTGGCGGCGCAGCATTTATCGGCTGTGGAATTCGTTATGGCTGTGGCAGTCTTGGATTGTTATCAATGCGTGGTACAGTCATGTTGAGTTATTTTGGAATACTACTTGTGGTAGCCCTTATTGATTGGGATACCCAGATTATTTATGATAGATTTCATATTTTTATATTGATATTAGCAATTGCAAATATATGGCTCGTTCCGGAGCACGGGCTTATAGACAGGCTGATCGGAGCGCTGATCATCTCTGTTCCGATGCTGCTTCTGGCACTTGCAATCCCGGGAGCATTTGGCGGTGGGGATATCAAGTTAATGGCGGTCTCCGGAGCATTTCTTGGGACAGGATCGGTAGTGTGCGCCATGTTTTTCGGGCTGCTGACAGGAGGCGCTTACGGAGCATTTATGCTAAAGAGCAAGAAATTAGGAAAAAAAGATGTATTTGCATTCGGACCATTTCTTGCATTCGGACTGGCGCTTGCGGCATTATATGGAAATCAGATCGTTACATGGTATCTGCATTTTTTATAA
- a CDS encoding nitrogenase component 1, translating to MRQTYKIIPIYTADVSGVCSALYELGGMTVMHDPSGCNSTYNTHDEIRWYDQDSLIYISGLTEIDAIMGNDEKFLNDIMDAARELKPRFIALAGSPIPYMNGTDFPALAEVLEQELGIPTFSVPTNGMHDYVYGAGLALEQIARQFVPAKAVCEEKNIQPHTVNLLGVTPLDFGAYSRAGYMKKNLEKCGWKVLSTWAMGDDLEVLSHALEAEVNLVVSSVGLRTAKYLEKEYKMPYVVGTPVGTFTEEIVQALEKKERYPYKRLREENSDKEQPGSGKNDKEVMLIGEPVTTESLALAIEQKYGIPVHVLCPLQETEDLLFRTSRQVLGEEDMEEALKDADIIAADPMYRPICPKKCEFYELPHLAFSGRIYKKKLEKIEDFWKY from the coding sequence ATGAGACAGACATACAAAATTATACCAATTTACACGGCGGATGTGTCGGGTGTCTGTTCTGCACTTTATGAACTGGGCGGTATGACAGTGATGCATGATCCGTCCGGCTGTAATTCTACTTATAATACACATGATGAGATCCGCTGGTATGACCAGGACAGCCTGATCTACATCTCGGGACTTACTGAAATCGATGCGATTATGGGAAATGATGAAAAGTTCCTGAATGATATCATGGATGCAGCACGGGAATTAAAACCGAGGTTTATTGCACTTGCCGGATCGCCGATTCCATATATGAACGGAACAGATTTTCCGGCACTGGCAGAAGTGCTGGAACAGGAACTTGGGATTCCTACATTTTCTGTACCGACCAATGGTATGCACGATTATGTATATGGTGCAGGACTAGCTCTGGAGCAGATTGCAAGGCAGTTTGTGCCTGCAAAGGCAGTTTGCGAAGAGAAAAATATACAGCCACATACGGTTAATCTTCTTGGTGTCACGCCACTTGATTTTGGAGCATATAGCCGTGCCGGATATATGAAAAAAAATCTGGAAAAATGTGGCTGGAAGGTGTTATCAACCTGGGCGATGGGAGATGATCTTGAAGTATTGAGCCATGCACTGGAAGCAGAAGTAAATCTTGTTGTATCTTCCGTGGGATTGCGCACCGCAAAATATCTGGAAAAAGAATATAAAATGCCATATGTAGTTGGGACGCCAGTAGGAACATTTACAGAAGAAATCGTACAGGCATTGGAGAAGAAAGAACGATACCCATATAAAAGATTACGTGAAGAAAATTCGGATAAGGAGCAGCCTGGAAGCGGCAAAAACGATAAAGAAGTTATGCTGATCGGTGAACCGGTCACGACAGAGTCACTGGCTTTGGCTATTGAACAGAAATATGGAATACCAGTTCATGTATTATGCCCGTTACAGGAGACGGAAGATTTATTGTTTCGAACAAGCCGGCAGGTTCTTGGAGAGGAAGACATGGAAGAAGCTTTAAAAGATGCAGATATCATAGCAGCAGATCCAATGTACCGTCCGATCTGTCCGAAAAAATGTGAGTTCTACGAACTTCCACATCTGGCATTTTCCGGAAGAATTTACAAGAAAAAGCTGGAAAAAATCGAAGATTTCTGGAAGTATTAA